From Calothrix sp. PCC 6303, a single genomic window includes:
- a CDS encoding phycobilisome rod-core linker polypeptide translates to MSSLVLNSPKVELWQNSSTEEIEATIRAVYKHVMGNAHLMESERLISAESQLRDRKISVKDFVRAVAKSDIYRARFFESAAPYRFIELNFKHLLGRAPNDQTEISEHIQCCINNGYEAEIDSYIDSAEYQNAFGDNIVPYYRGNTSQVGQKQVAYNRIFGIVRGAAETSSAVKDSQLVYSVASNSTSKIRATANSGSTEKRFKIVVTGSKFDAPRRISTNEYIVSATKMTPQIQRIHRAGGKIVSITEIV, encoded by the coding sequence ATGTCAAGCTTAGTACTAAATTCCCCTAAGGTAGAACTGTGGCAAAATAGCTCTACCGAGGAAATAGAAGCAACAATTCGTGCCGTGTATAAACATGTTATGGGTAACGCTCACCTAATGGAAAGCGAGCGATTGATTAGTGCAGAATCCCAATTACGCGATCGCAAAATCTCAGTAAAAGACTTTGTACGTGCAGTTGCTAAATCTGACATCTATCGCGCTCGTTTTTTTGAAAGCGCAGCACCCTACCGGTTTATTGAACTCAACTTCAAGCACCTATTAGGACGCGCACCTAACGATCAAACAGAAATATCAGAACATATCCAATGCTGCATCAACAACGGTTATGAAGCTGAAATCGATTCCTACATCGATAGTGCTGAATATCAAAATGCCTTTGGAGACAACATTGTTCCCTACTACAGAGGTAATACTTCCCAAGTTGGACAAAAGCAAGTTGCTTACAACCGCATTTTTGGTATAGTTCGCGGTGCTGCGGAAACTTCCAGCGCTGTCAAAGACTCACAACTAGTATATTCGGTTGCCAGCAACAGCACCTCGAAAATCCGAGCAACAGCAAACAGTGGCAGCACCGAAAAAAGATTCAAAATTGTGGTGACAGGTTCCAAATTTGATGCACCTCGTCGCATCAGCACCAACGAATATATTGTTTCTGCAACCAAAATGACTCCCCAAATTCAGCGGATTCATCGTGCAGGTGGCAAAATTGTTAGTATTACAGAGATAGTTTAG
- a CDS encoding phycobilisome linker polypeptide — translation MAFGPASRLGVALFEETDPVELVPGRSEEEVEVVIKATYRQVLGNAYVMESERLVVPESQLKRGEISVREFVRQVAKSDLYRSRFFTSCARYRSIELNFKHLLGRAPDSYDEMKAHSAILDNGDFDAEIDSYIDSDEYQAAYGEFIVPYIRGYKTRNGQSMVQFTHMFQLLRGASSSDLKGNLAGIRPRLNSLVIQNTATPVIPPSGASDGWSFQNPSLSSRTRLGSGAGEGGKVYRIEVTGYRSGAVNRISKFRRSNQVFLVSYEQLSQEYQRIHKMGGVIASVTAVN, via the coding sequence ATGGCTTTCGGACCAGCATCAAGATTAGGAGTTGCTCTTTTCGAGGAAACCGATCCTGTTGAATTAGTACCAGGTCGTTCAGAAGAAGAAGTAGAAGTCGTAATCAAAGCGACTTACAGACAGGTGTTGGGCAATGCCTATGTCATGGAAAGCGAGCGTCTTGTTGTACCAGAGTCACAATTGAAACGTGGCGAAATCAGTGTACGTGAGTTTGTTCGTCAAGTGGCGAAGTCCGATTTATATCGCTCCCGCTTTTTTACCAGCTGTGCCCGTTATCGCTCAATAGAGTTAAATTTCAAACACTTACTCGGTCGTGCCCCCGATAGCTACGACGAAATGAAAGCTCACAGCGCGATTCTCGACAACGGCGATTTCGACGCAGAAATCGATTCTTACATCGATAGCGACGAATACCAAGCAGCTTATGGCGAGTTTATCGTCCCCTACATCCGAGGCTACAAGACCCGTAACGGTCAGAGCATGGTACAGTTTACTCACATGTTCCAATTGTTACGCGGAGCTTCCAGCAGCGATTTGAAAGGCAACCTCGCCGGAATTCGCCCACGCTTGAACTCCTTGGTAATTCAAAACACTGCAACACCTGTAATTCCACCTAGTGGAGCTTCAGATGGTTGGTCATTCCAAAATCCTTCCCTATCTTCCCGTACCCGTCTTGGTTCTGGAGCGGGTGAAGGTGGTAAAGTCTACCGAATCGAAGTTACAGGATATCGCTCAGGTGCTGTCAACCGGATTTCCAAATTTCGTCGCAGTAACCAAGTATTCCTTGTGTCTTACGAGCAACTTTCCCAAGAATATCAGCGCATTCATAAAATGGGTGGCGTAATTGCCAGTGTTACAGCAGTCAACTAG